The Schistocerca piceifrons isolate TAMUIC-IGC-003096 chromosome 5, iqSchPice1.1, whole genome shotgun sequence genome has a segment encoding these proteins:
- the LOC124798967 gene encoding craniofacial development protein 2-like → MQNLFKEVAHLKIDIVGVSEHRWPDSACVSQEDKRMFYSGPVTRGKNGVANIVWKKFMNCETSTAAVSDRVIAIHIRNLKQNVNVVQVYAPTADKSDEEIESFYNDLHSITRTLKKEDMNLIIGDFNAEVGNARIDGVARGFGLGGTNERGMALINFCRAEEFTIKNTFY, encoded by the coding sequence ATGCAGAATCTCTTCAAGGAAGTGGCACACTTGAAGATAGATATAGTCGGTGTAAGTGAACATAGATGGCCAGATAGTGCATGTGTCAGTCAAGAAGATAAAAGAATGTTCTATTCAGGACCTGTTACAAGGGGAAAAAATGGAGTGGCAAACATAGTTTGGAAAAAGTTCATGAACTGTGAAACTAGCACAGCTGCAGTATCTGACCGAGTAATTGCCATCCACATTAGAAACCTGAAGCAGAATGTGAATGTAGTTCAGGTATACGCCCCAACAGCAGACAAGAGCGATGAAGAAATAGAGAGCTTCTACAATGATCTCCATTCAATAACACGCACCTTGAAGAAGGAAGACATGAACTTGATAATAGGAGATTTCAATGCAGAAGTTGgaaatgcgagaattgatggagttGCACGAGGATTTGGTCTTGGTGGAACAAATGAAAGAGGTATGGCCCTTATCAATTTCTGTAGGGCTGAAGAATTCACAATTAAAAACACTTTTTACTAG